The Nocardioides panzhihuensis genome has a segment encoding these proteins:
- a CDS encoding DeoR/GlpR family DNA-binding transcription regulator, producing MYAEERQIATARLVAERGRISVADIAERFEVTTETVRRDLSTLERRGLVRRVHGGAVPVETMAVLESALGEREQTYPAQKDRIAQAALTLLPTAGGTIAIDAGTTTSRFAHALPRDHQLTVVTHAVPVAAMLAGSAQIELHLLPGRVRPATQAAVGAETVDALSRLRVDVSFVATNGLTLAHGLSTPDHEEAATKRALVDAARRVVCLTDSSKIGVETTLRFATLGKVDVLVTDSDIDDDVATELRESGLEVLIA from the coding sequence ATGTACGCCGAAGAGCGACAGATCGCGACGGCCCGTCTCGTCGCCGAGCGCGGGCGGATATCCGTGGCCGACATCGCCGAGCGCTTCGAGGTCACCACAGAGACCGTGCGCCGAGACCTCTCCACGCTGGAGCGACGCGGTCTGGTCCGCCGGGTGCACGGCGGCGCGGTGCCCGTGGAGACCATGGCCGTGCTCGAGTCCGCTCTCGGCGAGCGCGAGCAGACCTACCCCGCGCAGAAGGACCGCATCGCCCAGGCCGCCCTCACGCTCCTCCCCACCGCCGGCGGCACCATCGCGATCGACGCAGGCACGACGACCAGCAGGTTCGCCCACGCCCTTCCGCGCGACCATCAGCTCACCGTGGTGACCCACGCGGTCCCCGTCGCCGCCATGCTGGCCGGCAGCGCGCAGATCGAGCTCCACCTGCTGCCCGGTCGCGTCCGGCCGGCCACCCAGGCGGCCGTCGGCGCCGAGACCGTGGACGCCCTGAGCCGCCTGCGGGTCGACGTCAGCTTCGTGGCCACCAACGGGCTGACGCTGGCCCACGGCCTCTCCACCCCCGACCACGAGGAGGCCGCGACCAAGCGCGCGCTGGTCGACGCCGCCCGCCGGGTCGTGTGCCTCACCGACTCCAGCAAGATCGGCGTCGAGACCACGTTGCGCTTCGCCACGCTGGGCAAGGTCGACGTGCTCG
- the ptsP gene encoding phosphoenolpyruvate--protein phosphotransferase has translation MVTSHSSVLAGTPVVPGIVLAPVHVVRTEVDPAALAAFERRGFDQPEDALAAYEAAATDVADGYARRAETASGAAASVLSASAGLARDKGLRVAVEKHLRAGEGLVASIGAAVEQFVTLFSGMGGLMAERVTDLRDIERRVLAHLAGEPEPGVDLPEGPCVLVAVDLAPSDTAALDPAHVVALVTERGGPTSHTAIIARQLGIPCLVGVAGATGIAAGTPVLVDGQAGIVELEPGPDAAVRAEADLARRQAVAVWTGPGRTADGHPVALLANVADGSSARDASAGQVEGVGLFRTELCFLDRREEPTVAEQADVYAEVLAPFAGRGHVVARTLDAGSDKPIAFATHEGEENPALGVRGLRLAADNPGLLERQLDAIAIAAERTGADTWVMAPMVATVQEAADFAALVRARGLKPGVMVEVPAAALMAHRMLEVVDFLSIGTNDLTQYAMAADRLATDLAHLTDPWQPAVLQLIAITAEAGRTAGKPVGICGEAAADPLLAPVLVGLGITSLSMASAAVPAVGARIGSVTTGSCDEAAEAALRALSPQQGREAVTKVLG, from the coding sequence ATGGTCACGTCTCACTCATCTGTCCTCGCTGGCACTCCGGTGGTCCCGGGCATCGTGCTGGCGCCCGTCCATGTGGTGCGGACCGAGGTCGACCCCGCCGCGCTGGCGGCCTTCGAACGGCGCGGCTTCGACCAGCCCGAGGACGCCCTCGCGGCCTACGAGGCAGCCGCCACCGACGTCGCCGACGGCTACGCACGCCGGGCGGAGACCGCCTCCGGGGCAGCCGCCTCCGTCCTGAGCGCGAGCGCCGGCCTGGCACGTGACAAGGGGCTGAGGGTCGCCGTGGAGAAGCATCTGCGCGCGGGGGAGGGTCTGGTCGCCTCCATCGGTGCCGCGGTGGAGCAGTTCGTCACCCTGTTCAGCGGTATGGGCGGTCTGATGGCCGAGCGCGTCACCGACCTACGCGACATCGAGCGACGAGTGCTCGCGCACCTCGCCGGAGAACCCGAGCCCGGGGTGGACCTTCCGGAGGGCCCGTGCGTGCTGGTCGCCGTCGATCTGGCGCCCTCCGACACCGCCGCGCTCGACCCGGCCCACGTGGTCGCGCTGGTCACCGAGCGAGGTGGTCCCACCAGCCACACCGCGATCATCGCCCGCCAGCTCGGCATCCCGTGCTTGGTCGGCGTCGCCGGAGCAACCGGCATCGCCGCAGGCACCCCGGTGCTCGTCGACGGGCAGGCCGGCATCGTGGAGCTGGAGCCCGGCCCGGACGCAGCTGTCCGCGCTGAGGCAGACCTCGCCCGGCGCCAGGCGGTCGCGGTGTGGACCGGCCCCGGGCGCACCGCCGACGGCCACCCCGTGGCGCTCCTCGCCAACGTCGCCGACGGCTCCTCGGCACGCGACGCCTCCGCCGGTCAGGTCGAGGGCGTGGGCCTCTTCCGCACCGAGCTCTGCTTCCTCGACCGGCGCGAGGAGCCGACCGTGGCCGAGCAGGCCGACGTCTACGCCGAGGTGCTCGCACCCTTCGCGGGCCGCGGCCACGTCGTCGCACGCACCCTGGACGCGGGCTCGGACAAGCCGATCGCCTTCGCGACCCACGAGGGCGAGGAGAACCCGGCCCTGGGCGTGCGCGGTCTGCGGCTCGCCGCCGACAACCCGGGGCTCCTGGAGCGCCAGCTGGATGCCATCGCGATCGCCGCGGAGCGCACCGGCGCGGACACCTGGGTGATGGCGCCGATGGTCGCCACCGTCCAGGAGGCAGCCGACTTCGCCGCTCTGGTCCGTGCCCGCGGCCTCAAGCCGGGCGTCATGGTCGAGGTGCCGGCAGCCGCCCTGATGGCCCATCGGATGCTGGAGGTCGTCGACTTCCTCTCCATCGGCACCAACGACCTGACCCAGTACGCCATGGCCGCCGACCGGCTGGCCACCGACCTGGCCCACCTCACCGACCCCTGGCAGCCGGCAGTGCTGCAGCTCATCGCGATCACCGCCGAGGCGGGGCGTACGGCCGGCAAGCCCGTCGGGATCTGCGGCGAGGCCGCCGCCGACCCGCTGCTCGCGCCGGTGCTCGTCGGCCTCGGCATCACCTCGCTGTCGATGGCTTCCGCGGCCGTCCCTGCCGTCGGCGCGCGGATCGGCTCCGTGACCACCGGGTCGTGCGACGAAGCAGCCGAGGCCGCTCTCCGTGCGCTCTCGCCGCAGCAAGGCCGTGAGGCCGTGACGAAGGTTCTGGGCTGA
- a CDS encoding SRPBCC family protein encodes MTAHYTFAETWELPTPAEAVRDVLVDVERYPQWWPQVRAVAKLGEDDALLVCRSRLPYDLEIVLHAVSRDLPTLEVGLGGDLDGFARWTLTPAPGGSRMVFEQEVVVRGLLGLASIALRPVLIWNHRQMMLGCKRGLVGG; translated from the coding sequence ATGACGGCCCATTACACCTTCGCCGAGACCTGGGAGTTGCCGACGCCGGCGGAGGCGGTGCGGGATGTGCTGGTCGACGTGGAGCGGTATCCGCAGTGGTGGCCGCAGGTGCGGGCGGTGGCGAAGCTGGGGGAGGACGACGCGCTGCTGGTGTGCCGCTCGAGGCTGCCCTACGACCTGGAGATCGTGCTGCACGCGGTCAGCCGCGACCTGCCGACGCTGGAGGTCGGGCTCGGCGGCGACCTGGACGGCTTCGCGCGGTGGACGCTGACACCGGCCCCAGGCGGGAGCCGGATGGTGTTCGAGCAGGAGGTCGTCGTACGCGGTCTGCTCGGGCTGGCTTCGATCGCGCTGCGCCCGGTGCTCATCTGGAACCACCGGCAGATGATGCTCGGCTGCAAGCGAGGGCTGGTCGGTGGATAA
- a CDS encoding beta-eliminating lyase-related protein, producing the protein MSEPEASLEQQLRAAMVGCRVRVFPAFPSPAELFDGLAAACRDLGIEEWDQYAERGAVARLEAEVGELLGKPAAYFPSGTMAQQVALRIHADAAGNRRVAIPDLSHLLRHEDDGPRILQDLQVEHITTGREIATKAHLDAIPGPLAACLVELPLRDAGCLLPSFEDLTELSDACRQRGIAFHVDGARIWESQQWFDRPLAEIAGVADSVYVSFYKGLGGLAGAALLGDEDFVAQARLWRHRMGGTLYRSTAEAVSALVGLRDRLPRLAECVEWGRQMAAALPAYVTVQPQVPHINTFLLYAVGDPEAVNRRLLETVTADSLAFSLPWKAAEEPGRVVTEVTVAPNALALDPADIAGRFATLLA; encoded by the coding sequence GTGAGCGAACCCGAGGCGAGCCTGGAACAGCAGCTCCGAGCGGCCATGGTCGGGTGCCGCGTCAGGGTCTTCCCGGCCTTCCCGAGTCCGGCGGAGCTCTTCGACGGTCTCGCCGCGGCATGCCGCGATCTGGGCATCGAGGAGTGGGACCAGTACGCCGAACGGGGTGCGGTGGCACGGCTCGAGGCTGAGGTCGGTGAGCTGTTGGGGAAGCCGGCGGCGTACTTTCCCTCAGGGACGATGGCCCAGCAGGTCGCGCTGCGGATCCACGCCGACGCAGCGGGCAATCGTCGGGTCGCGATTCCTGACCTCTCGCACCTGCTCCGTCATGAGGATGACGGTCCGCGGATCCTCCAGGACCTGCAGGTCGAGCACATCACCACGGGGCGCGAGATCGCAACGAAGGCACACCTGGACGCGATTCCCGGACCGCTGGCCGCATGTCTGGTCGAGCTGCCGCTGCGCGACGCGGGCTGCCTGCTGCCGAGCTTCGAGGACCTGACCGAGCTTTCCGATGCCTGCCGTCAGCGCGGTATCGCTTTCCACGTCGACGGGGCCCGGATCTGGGAGTCGCAGCAGTGGTTCGACAGGCCGTTGGCCGAGATAGCCGGTGTCGCGGACTCGGTCTACGTCAGCTTCTATAAGGGCCTCGGCGGCCTAGCCGGCGCGGCGCTGCTCGGCGATGAGGACTTCGTCGCTCAGGCGCGGCTGTGGCGCCACCGGATGGGCGGCACGCTCTACCGGTCAACGGCCGAGGCTGTGTCCGCGCTGGTGGGCCTCCGTGACCGCCTGCCTCGTCTCGCGGAGTGTGTGGAGTGGGGCCGGCAGATGGCCGCCGCGCTGCCGGCGTACGTCACTGTCCAGCCGCAGGTGCCGCACATCAACACCTTCCTCCTCTACGCCGTTGGCGACCCTGAGGCGGTCAACCGCCGTCTTCTGGAGACGGTGACCGCGGATTCGCTGGCATTCAGTCTGCCGTGGAAGGCGGCCGAGGAACCGGGCCGCGTGGTCACCGAGGTGACTGTTGCTCCCAACGCCCTCGCCCTGGACCCGGCAGACATCGCCGGCCGCTTCGCGACGCTCCTGGCCTGA
- a CDS encoding L,D-transpeptidase, with product MRVRSFSVFVATMALIALSGCAGAPETPDSAKGGSSAASPSAKPLTADIAPADGAKDVPVDSTVTVTATSGEFTSVKVARPDGSTVPGSLSTDKTKWTANDLLDPALRYTVTATGETGTVTSSFTTRSLSLAQQTFATIVPVDGTKVGVGMPVAVYFDLPVKDHASFEKRMHVTSTPTQAGSWHWVSDTEARYRPQKYWTPGTTIKVDLDINGASAGAGVYGQHSRTATYKVGDAHVFKVNARTHQMKVFSNGKLLRTIPITTGKPGFTTRSGIKVISEKHRVKEMRSETIGISDQSSSDYYSLDNVEYAMRISNSGEFIHAAPWSTGSQGYANVSHGCTGLSTANAAWLYGLARVGDIVDTVGTDRRMEWDNGFGDWNLSWAEYQKGSALR from the coding sequence ATGCGGGTTCGTTCCTTCTCTGTCTTCGTGGCCACGATGGCCCTGATCGCCCTCTCCGGCTGCGCCGGCGCCCCGGAGACCCCGGACTCGGCGAAGGGCGGGTCGTCTGCCGCCTCGCCGTCGGCGAAGCCGCTGACCGCCGACATCGCCCCCGCCGACGGAGCCAAGGACGTGCCGGTCGACAGCACCGTCACCGTCACCGCGACCTCGGGCGAGTTCACGAGCGTGAAGGTGGCCAGGCCCGACGGAAGCACCGTGCCCGGCTCGCTCTCGACGGACAAGACGAAGTGGACCGCCAACGACCTGCTCGACCCGGCACTGCGCTACACCGTGACCGCCACCGGTGAGACCGGCACCGTCACCAGCAGCTTCACCACCCGCTCGCTCTCTCTGGCCCAGCAGACCTTCGCCACCATCGTCCCTGTCGACGGCACCAAGGTCGGCGTCGGGATGCCGGTCGCGGTCTACTTCGACCTCCCGGTCAAGGACCACGCCTCCTTCGAGAAGCGCATGCACGTCACCTCCACCCCGACCCAGGCCGGCTCCTGGCACTGGGTCTCCGACACCGAGGCCCGCTACCGCCCGCAGAAGTACTGGACCCCTGGCACCACGATCAAGGTCGACCTCGACATCAACGGCGCCTCCGCCGGAGCCGGCGTCTACGGCCAGCACAGCCGCACCGCCACCTACAAGGTCGGTGACGCGCACGTCTTCAAGGTCAACGCGCGCACCCACCAGATGAAGGTCTTCAGCAACGGCAAGCTGCTGCGTACGATCCCGATCACCACCGGCAAGCCCGGCTTCACCACCCGCTCAGGGATCAAGGTCATCTCCGAGAAGCACCGCGTCAAGGAGATGCGCTCGGAGACGATCGGCATCTCCGACCAGAGCTCGAGCGACTACTACTCCCTCGACAACGTCGAGTACGCCATGCGGATCTCCAACTCAGGCGAGTTCATCCACGCCGCGCCGTGGTCGACCGGCTCCCAGGGCTACGCCAACGTCTCCCACGGCTGCACCGGCCTCTCCACCGCCAACGCCGCCTGGCTCTACGGCCTGGCCCGGGTCGGCGACATCGTCGACACCGTCGGCACCGACCGGCGGATGGAGTGGGACAACGGCTTCGGCGACTGGAACCTGTCCTGGGCCGAATATCAGAAGGGCTCAGCGCTGCGCTGA
- a CDS encoding DUF3375 domain-containing protein, producing the protein MSETRVEAAYAGALAAFKNPMLDLLHGRFAPFVVAVLSVTFTSDRAAVPVVDAHAEIGDMLDRLRAAALADGKSAEGESGEVMLPVGTARELCRQWVRSGWLLRQIEGEDEVYRLSAHAVGALEVAGRASGSRARVSESRVRTLLEAVERLAQDADPDVLTRVARLSEEIAERRAEIARLDRTGVVDTVDDDTLLEQAENILHLTRELPADFARVVESIRAMQRDVVTDLRQDVRPAGEVLREYLQRGKDVMASTPEGKAFAGALRMIGDPRRLDGLATNLRTVLRHRFTRQMGPPERAELAAVGRRIETGVAEVLAAQQTASHVITTQVRTHDPARDRQVDDLLRDVMVGFQAWMPSSRTAEAVEPLRRLPVADLGHLRQSVSELRPPEPPAPLADWGDVESAVEDTRAWGGPGYRAIEAHLDAYVAAGAGEEAIDLAEVFAAAPEEIRRPVDLLGLLEVAHRRGMSETGEISTIEAVRADGVRRRFAFGGVRLSPPVATVDERAGEEDGDDE; encoded by the coding sequence ATGAGTGAGACTCGCGTCGAGGCGGCGTACGCCGGGGCACTGGCCGCCTTCAAGAACCCGATGCTCGACCTCCTGCACGGTCGGTTCGCTCCGTTCGTGGTGGCGGTGCTCTCGGTGACCTTCACCTCCGATCGGGCGGCGGTGCCGGTGGTGGACGCGCACGCCGAGATCGGCGACATGCTGGACCGGCTCCGCGCCGCTGCCCTCGCTGATGGGAAGAGCGCCGAAGGTGAGAGCGGCGAGGTGATGCTCCCGGTCGGCACGGCGCGCGAGCTGTGCCGTCAGTGGGTGCGCTCCGGTTGGCTGCTGCGCCAGATCGAGGGCGAGGACGAGGTCTACCGGCTCTCGGCCCACGCGGTGGGTGCTCTGGAGGTCGCCGGACGGGCGAGCGGTTCGCGGGCACGGGTCTCCGAGTCGCGGGTCCGGACCCTCCTGGAGGCGGTCGAGCGGCTGGCCCAGGATGCTGACCCCGATGTGCTGACCCGGGTCGCCCGGCTGAGCGAGGAGATCGCCGAGCGGCGCGCCGAGATCGCCCGCCTGGACCGCACCGGTGTGGTCGACACGGTCGACGACGACACCCTGCTGGAGCAGGCCGAGAACATCCTCCACCTGACCCGCGAGCTCCCGGCCGACTTCGCGCGGGTGGTCGAGTCGATCCGGGCGATGCAGCGCGACGTGGTGACCGACCTGCGCCAGGACGTACGTCCGGCAGGCGAGGTCCTGCGCGAGTATCTTCAGCGCGGTAAGGACGTGATGGCCTCCACGCCGGAGGGCAAGGCGTTTGCGGGTGCGCTGCGGATGATCGGTGACCCGCGCCGCCTCGACGGCCTCGCCACCAACCTGCGCACGGTGCTGCGACATCGGTTCACCAGACAGATGGGTCCGCCCGAGCGGGCCGAGCTGGCCGCTGTCGGGCGCCGGATCGAGACGGGTGTCGCGGAGGTCCTGGCCGCGCAGCAGACCGCCTCGCACGTGATCACCACCCAGGTGCGTACGCACGACCCGGCCCGCGACCGGCAGGTCGACGACCTGCTGCGCGATGTGATGGTCGGGTTCCAGGCGTGGATGCCGTCCTCGCGGACCGCCGAGGCGGTCGAGCCGCTGCGCCGGCTCCCGGTCGCCGACCTGGGCCACCTGCGCCAGTCGGTCAGCGAGCTGCGTCCGCCCGAGCCGCCGGCGCCGCTGGCCGACTGGGGTGACGTGGAGAGCGCGGTCGAGGACACCAGGGCATGGGGCGGTCCGGGCTACCGGGCGATCGAGGCCCACCTGGACGCCTACGTCGCGGCCGGTGCGGGCGAGGAGGCGATCGATCTGGCCGAGGTCTTCGCGGCCGCGCCGGAGGAGATCCGGCGCCCGGTCGACCTGCTCGGGCTGCTCGAGGTCGCCCACCGCCGCGGGATGAGCGAGACGGGGGAGATCTCCACCATCGAGGCCGTCCGGGCGGACGGGGTGCGCCGCAGGTTCGCCTTCGGTGGGGTGAGGCTCAGCCCGCCGGTGGCGACAGTTGACGAACGGGCTGGCGAAGAGGATGGCGACGATGAGTGA
- a CDS encoding DUF4194 domain-containing protein, whose product MSETQTETEAGTSVAYGSEPEGFIEPVSMEDDPTELFVGDHGVLDADVRRVLVQLLRRRFVTAERNPRQWRTLLDHQAVIESRLHDLFVRLVVDHDRGIAYKRQVRSEELDVPVLLKDDSYSRAETLVLVHLRTVFQRERGAGERSARVDADELEQTVLTYFDVASGDASARREIRRAVDRLAREGLIEEESEDRFRITPLVEIVLSVEKLAELKEWLRDRVGLDTPAPGGSGGSTSENDEAESGEETEQ is encoded by the coding sequence ATGAGTGAGACCCAGACCGAGACCGAGGCAGGAACGTCCGTGGCCTACGGCAGCGAGCCGGAAGGCTTCATCGAGCCCGTCTCGATGGAGGACGACCCGACCGAGCTCTTCGTCGGCGACCACGGCGTCCTCGACGCCGACGTACGCCGGGTGCTGGTCCAGCTGCTGCGCCGCCGGTTCGTCACGGCGGAGCGGAACCCGCGCCAGTGGCGTACGTTGCTCGACCACCAGGCGGTGATCGAGTCGCGCCTCCACGACCTGTTCGTCCGGCTCGTCGTCGACCACGACCGCGGGATCGCCTACAAGCGGCAGGTGCGCTCGGAGGAGCTGGACGTGCCGGTGCTCCTCAAGGACGACTCCTACTCGCGGGCCGAGACGCTCGTGCTCGTCCATCTGCGCACCGTCTTCCAGCGCGAGCGCGGCGCGGGCGAGAGATCCGCGCGCGTCGACGCCGACGAGCTGGAGCAGACCGTGCTCACCTACTTCGACGTCGCCAGCGGCGACGCCTCCGCGCGCCGCGAAATCCGCCGGGCGGTCGACCGGCTCGCCCGGGAGGGGCTGATCGAGGAGGAGTCCGAGGACCGGTTCCGGATCACACCTCTGGTCGAGATCGTGCTGAGCGTCGAGAAGCTGGCCGAGCTCAAGGAGTGGCTGAGGGACCGTGTTGGTCTCGACACGCCTGCGCCTGGCGGCTCCGGCGGCTCGACCAGCGAGAACGACGAAGCCGAGTCCGGCGAGGAGACCGAGCAGTGA
- a CDS encoding ATP-binding protein, translating to MIDSLFGLIPARSTGRQWIASELQLVNWGGYDGAHRVRFSPTATLLTGGSGSGKSTLMDAYIALIMPHTTPFNGASNGGVVGRPRGQDQRNILSYARGKIDEAKTAEGTKIRVLRGDGRDTWSAIAMTWVDQTGSRFTAVRSWYVPASAKNLDDVTKLRAVADADFDVRDLEPVAAHRFTRASVSEVGLTPIDTDRDFTARIHSALGIGAAGDGEKAVNLLGRIQAGQQITTVDDLYKKMVLEEPATLATADGVVAHFDELAATRDRMVTAQQQVRALTPIREHRATIDDAAARLEVIDGIGDFADETTPAGLWRAGKRVDLLSELEADLSARRSAAEKAVAEKQALVEAAESERDGLMVTVAASGGRRLEEATREIRAAETRADNVRRAREALDGELAVLGAVATTPAEFESLQAAAQAALVDDDARTTALNAYAAARSAETAAADLVGRLEDELADAEKTKNNIPEPLRAARAVLAEAAGLSPAEMPFVGELIEVRTEHEAWREAFNLALGGFATTMLVDAAHVGAFRAAIDSVRQRTRIRYEAVPTGLKDGVHPLDEGTLPGRLDYRRGVFTGWLKQRLRERHGYVCVQTPALLAQHRMALTVTGQVSQGTRGAHGGHGAGNVLGFTNTRRVAELTERLETARKDAETAKVVVVETERAIKQLDLRRTSFKAVSALTWDQVDVAGAEDERDRWASVIAEVTAENPEIATLQERLKSARAKVDSLREGIGAAKSAFQTLDERWSDVVEQVDRAKDALEDAAASGTDVAPAQADYLEQLFKASGGEGAGRREDALAELDAVFARASESLAADRAGAQEAIGTARVQLRQTFEAFLERWPNPNLHTDPDDSYADFDRLLDELQTSGLHELEVEWRDSLLKLSGNDLTNLDSTLSRAVREIRDRIDPINQILAGLPFNDDAHRLRIDTQEGQSAVRGRFRKELRSVRDLIEKASTNETREQAYTRMTRLIDRMRRTAPDFADLIDVRNHVHVSAEKVTADTGEHVALYDHIGEKSGGESQELVAFIVGAALRYQLGDAGAERPRYAPVFLDEALIKADARFTGRAIGAWRGLGFQLIIGAPNDKHSAIEPHVDVQYTVLKDAAGHSFPKLEVGLEETPAP from the coding sequence ATGATCGACAGCCTCTTCGGCCTCATCCCGGCGCGCTCGACCGGACGGCAGTGGATCGCGAGCGAGCTGCAGCTGGTCAACTGGGGCGGCTACGACGGCGCCCACCGGGTGCGGTTCTCGCCGACAGCGACGCTGCTCACCGGGGGTTCCGGATCGGGCAAGTCGACGCTGATGGACGCCTACATCGCGTTGATCATGCCGCACACGACGCCGTTCAACGGCGCCTCCAACGGCGGCGTGGTGGGCCGTCCGCGGGGTCAGGACCAGCGCAACATCCTCTCCTACGCGCGCGGCAAGATCGACGAGGCGAAGACCGCCGAGGGCACCAAGATCCGGGTGCTGCGCGGCGACGGCCGCGACACCTGGTCGGCGATCGCGATGACCTGGGTGGACCAGACCGGCTCCCGCTTCACCGCGGTCCGGTCCTGGTACGTCCCGGCGTCCGCCAAGAACCTCGACGACGTGACCAAGCTCCGGGCGGTGGCCGATGCAGACTTCGACGTTCGCGATCTGGAGCCGGTCGCGGCCCACCGGTTCACGCGCGCCTCGGTCTCCGAGGTCGGGCTGACCCCGATCGACACCGACCGCGACTTCACCGCGCGGATCCACTCGGCGCTCGGGATCGGCGCGGCCGGCGACGGCGAGAAGGCGGTCAACCTGCTCGGCCGGATCCAGGCCGGGCAGCAGATCACCACGGTCGACGATCTCTACAAGAAGATGGTGCTCGAGGAGCCCGCTACCCTCGCCACCGCCGACGGCGTCGTGGCCCACTTCGACGAGCTCGCCGCGACCCGCGACCGGATGGTCACCGCGCAGCAGCAGGTGCGTGCGCTGACGCCGATCCGGGAGCACCGGGCAACCATCGATGACGCCGCCGCCAGGCTGGAGGTCATCGACGGGATCGGCGACTTCGCCGACGAGACCACCCCGGCGGGCCTGTGGCGGGCCGGCAAGCGAGTCGACCTGCTCAGCGAGCTGGAGGCCGATCTCAGCGCCCGCAGGAGTGCGGCGGAGAAGGCGGTGGCCGAGAAGCAGGCTCTGGTCGAGGCCGCCGAGTCCGAGCGCGACGGCCTCATGGTCACTGTCGCCGCCTCCGGCGGCCGGCGTCTGGAGGAGGCCACCCGCGAGATCAGGGCCGCCGAGACCCGCGCGGACAACGTACGCCGCGCCCGCGAGGCACTGGACGGGGAGCTCGCCGTCCTCGGCGCCGTGGCGACCACGCCCGCCGAGTTCGAGAGCCTCCAGGCCGCCGCGCAGGCGGCCCTGGTCGATGACGACGCCCGCACGACCGCCCTCAACGCGTACGCCGCGGCGCGCTCAGCCGAGACCGCCGCCGCCGACCTGGTCGGCCGGCTCGAGGATGAGCTCGCCGATGCCGAGAAGACGAAGAACAACATCCCCGAGCCGCTGCGCGCCGCTCGTGCGGTGCTGGCCGAGGCGGCCGGGCTCAGCCCGGCGGAGATGCCGTTCGTCGGCGAGCTGATCGAGGTGCGCACCGAGCACGAGGCCTGGCGCGAGGCGTTCAACCTGGCGCTGGGCGGGTTCGCCACCACGATGCTCGTCGACGCGGCCCACGTGGGCGCCTTCCGAGCCGCGATCGACTCGGTGCGGCAACGGACACGGATCCGCTACGAGGCCGTCCCCACCGGGTTGAAGGACGGTGTGCACCCTCTGGACGAGGGCACCCTGCCGGGGCGTCTGGACTACCGCCGTGGCGTGTTCACCGGCTGGCTCAAGCAGCGCCTGAGGGAACGCCACGGCTACGTCTGCGTGCAGACTCCCGCGCTGCTCGCCCAGCACCGGATGGCGCTCACGGTCACCGGTCAGGTCTCGCAGGGGACCCGTGGCGCGCACGGCGGCCACGGTGCCGGCAACGTCCTCGGCTTCACCAACACCCGTCGCGTCGCCGAGCTCACCGAGCGCCTCGAGACTGCTCGCAAGGACGCGGAGACCGCGAAGGTCGTGGTCGTGGAGACCGAGCGGGCCATCAAGCAGCTCGACCTGCGGCGTACGTCCTTCAAGGCGGTCTCCGCACTGACCTGGGACCAGGTCGACGTGGCTGGTGCCGAGGACGAGCGGGACCGGTGGGCATCGGTGATCGCCGAGGTCACCGCCGAGAACCCGGAGATCGCCACGCTCCAGGAGCGTCTGAAGAGCGCGCGGGCCAAGGTCGACTCGCTGCGCGAGGGCATCGGCGCGGCCAAGAGCGCCTTCCAGACCCTCGACGAGCGCTGGAGCGACGTGGTCGAGCAGGTCGACCGTGCAAAGGACGCGCTGGAGGACGCTGCGGCCTCGGGCACCGACGTCGCCCCCGCCCAGGCCGACTATCTCGAGCAGCTCTTCAAGGCCTCCGGTGGCGAGGGAGCCGGCCGCCGCGAGGACGCGCTCGCCGAGCTCGACGCGGTCTTCGCCCGGGCGAGCGAGAGCCTCGCCGCAGACCGGGCCGGTGCACAGGAGGCGATCGGGACCGCCCGCGTCCAGCTCCGGCAGACCTTCGAGGCCTTCCTCGAGCGCTGGCCCAACCCGAACCTCCACACCGACCCGGACGACTCCTACGCCGACTTCGACCGCCTCCTCGACGAGCTGCAGACCAGCGGTCTGCACGAGCTCGAGGTCGAGTGGCGCGACTCCCTGCTCAAGCTGTCGGGCAACGACCTGACGAACCTCGACTCGACCCTGTCACGCGCGGTGCGCGAGATCCGCGACCGGATCGACCCGATCAACCAGATCCTCGCCGGGCTCCCGTTCAACGACGACGCCCACCGGCTCCGCATCGACACCCAGGAGGGCCAGTCGGCGGTGCGCGGGCGATTCCGCAAGGAGCTGCGCTCGGTGCGCGACCTCATCGAGAAGGCCTCGACCAACGAGACCCGGGAGCAGGCCTACACCCGAATGACGCGGCTCATCGACCGGATGCGCCGCACGGCCCCTGACTTCGCCGACCTGATCGACGTACGCAATCACGTCCACGTCAGCGCCGAGAAGGTCACCGCCGACACCGGTGAGCACGTGGCCCTCTACGACCACATCGGCGAGAAGTCCGGTGGCGAGTCGCAGGAGCTGGTCGCCTTCATCGTCGGCGCCGCGCTGCGCTACCAGCTCGGTGACGCCGGCGCCGAGCGACCGCGCTACGCACCGGTCTTCCTCGACGAGGCGCTGATCAAGGCCGACGCCCGCTTCACCGGCCGTGCCATCGGCGCCTGGCGGGGTCTGGGGTTCCAGCTCATCATCGGCGCCCCCAACGACAAGCACAGCGCCATCGAGCCGCACGTCGACGTCCAGTACACGGTGCTCAAGGACGCCGCGGGCCACTCGTTCCCGAAGCTCGAGGTGGGACTCGAGGAGACGCCCGCTCCCTGA